The Limnospira fusiformis SAG 85.79 genomic interval TGCCATTAATGATTCTGGGCAAACTTTAAAGGGTAGTCGGTGAATGTCAGACTTTTCACCACAGGCAATTTCTGCCCCATGCCTTAACTCGGCTAAGGTAATATTTCCTAACCCCAAATCCGCCAAAGTTTGGGGTAAGTGGATATCGCTATAAAACTTCAACAGTTGCCCTCTAGCAGAAGCTGCTAGTTGATTTCCTTGCAACATTTCTTCTAGGCGCAACTGTACTAAAATGCCATAGGCGACTTTTTCTCCGTGAAGGGTCTTGTGGGTGGCAGATAGGTGAGTTAAACCATTATGGACGGCATGGGCCGCTACAGTCCGACACTGCGCCCCCCCTAAACCACCGATCGCCCCAGCCAGTAAAACTGTGGCATCAACCACTTCTCGCCAGGTTTGGCTTCCGGGTTCATTGAGGGCTGCTACGGATTTTTGAAACAAAATGTCCCGCAGGACTCTCGCCTGTTGCACTGCTGCCACAATCAGGGTTTCTTCTGAATGTCCGCTACTGACTGACGCTTCATACCATTTGGCGATCGCATCTCCAATACCAGCAATTAAAGTCCGCATTGGCGCTGTTTGAATCAGGCTATAGTCCAGGATTAGCAAATCAGGACACTTGGCTAACCCTACATCATACAAGAATGCTCCCTCATTTGTATAGATATTTGATAGGGCAGTCCAGGCGGCGCAGGTCGCCCCAGAGGTGGGAATAGTTATAATGGGTACTCTCGTCCTATAAGCTAGGAGTTTGGCAAGATCTAAAGCCTTTCCGCCGCCAACTCCGATCACCAAGTCCCCTTGATGGTCCGCGCCAATTTGTTGGAGTTTCTCTAAACTGCTTTCGCTACAGTCGGGGGTATAGTTAGCCCAATTAGCCTTGAGTTGATGGGTTTCTATAATCGGTTGTAAATGGGGTTGAATTAATTTTAGGGTGCGATCGCCTCCCACTATTACCGGACGACTACCAAAGGCGGCGATCGCCTCTCCCGCCTCCGCCAGTCTGTCAACTCCTCGAATTACCTGGGCTGGGGCAATACTTAATGCCGGAGTTGGGCTGATATAAGTGGTTTTGGTCAATAGGGGAGAGGATAAAGGTTCCATACAGGCCCTCGCAAAATTCGTTAAGTCGCTAATTCTAGCCGATTTTACTCATAACTGGGAAGATCTCATCCCATTAATTTTGATTTTACATACATTGGGCTAAAACTTCCACCGTTTGCTCTCCGGTTTTCTGCCAGGAAAATTCTTGACATCTACTGAGTCCTTTTTGTCTAAGTTGTCCCGCCATTTGTGGATCGCTGATTAG includes:
- a CDS encoding iron-containing alcohol dehydrogenase family protein, with the translated sequence MEPLSSPLLTKTTYISPTPALSIAPAQVIRGVDRLAEAGEAIAAFGSRPVIVGGDRTLKLIQPHLQPIIETHQLKANWANYTPDCSESSLEKLQQIGADHQGDLVIGVGGGKALDLAKLLAYRTRVPIITIPTSGATCAAWTALSNIYTNEGAFLYDVGLAKCPDLLILDYSLIQTAPMRTLIAGIGDAIAKWYEASVSSGHSEETLIVAAVQQARVLRDILFQKSVAALNEPGSQTWREVVDATVLLAGAIGGLGGAQCRTVAAHAVHNGLTHLSATHKTLHGEKVAYGILVQLRLEEMLQGNQLAASARGQLLKFYSDIHLPQTLADLGLGNITLAELRHGAEIACGEKSDIHRLPFKVCPESLMAAMVSTTVPVGATKS